In Helianthus annuus cultivar XRQ/B chromosome 3, HanXRQr2.0-SUNRISE, whole genome shotgun sequence, a single window of DNA contains:
- the LOC110931339 gene encoding secreted RxLR effector protein 161-like: MGLYFTNQSTTSLVGFADAGYLSDPHTRRSQTGYLFTSGGTAISWCSVKQTITATSSNHAEILAIHEASRECVWLRSVIQHIRGSCGISTIDEGPTILHEDNAACIAQLKEGYIKDLFTKSLPTSTFKKLVHGIGMRQLKELKSSGGE; the protein is encoded by the exons ATGGGGTTGTATTTTACTAACCAATCGACAACAAGTTTGGTTGGTTTTGCAGATGCAGGGTATTTGTCTGATCCTCACACTCGACGATCTCAAACTGGATATTTATTCACAAGTGGAGGCACTGCTATTTCATGGTGTTCTGTAAAGCAAACCATCACAGCCACATCATCTAACCATGCAGAAATATTGGCGATTCATGAAGCTAGTCGAGAATGTGTTTGGTTAAGAAGTGTAATACAACACATTCGTGGGTCTTGTGGTATTTCTACGATAGATGAGGGACCGACAATTTTACATGAAGACAACGCAGCATGCATTGCTCAACTTAAGGAAGGATACATCAAAG ACTTGTTTACTAAATCACTTCCGACCTCTACATTCAAGAAACTGGTTCATGGGATCGGGATGCGTCAACTCAAGGAGCTTAAATCATCAGGGGGAGAataa
- the LOC110928818 gene encoding uncharacterized protein LOC110928818 translates to MHSTTHKTFSLHITSSSKICSTKTLAPFHLYAVAPLPLDAATLLPVLHSLIQSGRISFRFARRRKRSLSIPPMRLDAQSAINDLNGKWLRSRQIRCNWAANGAVSDDKQRSNTKSVVELTNGTSDDGQEKINEDALENNPQHTTVYVGNLAPEGGWECGYIVLQHMFDFVNLYQNQFPDEMWHDTREATDNEIDVLLMTLMTKFFSELGISLDCSLFIQFNVVCYVFTNDCNLTGLFPNWMSTGLF, encoded by the exons ATGCACTCAACAACCCACAAAACCTTCTCTCTTCATATCACCTCATCTTCCAAGATTTGCTCCACCAAAACCCTAGCTCCCTTTCACCTCTACGCAGTCGCACCCCTTCCCCTCGACGCAGCCACTCTCCTTCCAGTTCTACACAGCCTCATCCAATCGGGCAGGATTTCCTTTCGATTTGCTAGACGACGGAAGCGTTCCCTTTCGATTCCACCTATGAGACTG GATGCCCAAAGTGCAATTAATGATCTGAATG GAAAATGGCTCCGAAGTAGGCAAATTCGATGCAATTGGGCGGCGAATGGTGCTGTATCGGATGACAAACAGCGGTCGAATACCAAAAGTGTTGTTGAATTGACAAACGGAACTTCAG ACGATGGTCAAGAAAAGATCAATGAAGATGCTCTGGAAAATAATCCTCAACACACAACCGTTTATGTTGGCAATCTGGCTCCTGAG GGTGGATGGGAATGCGGCTACATAGTTCTCCAACATATGTTTGACTTTGTCAATTTGTATCAAAACCAGTTTCCCGATGAA ATGTGGCACGACACGAGAGAGGCTACGGATAATGAAATAGATGTTTTGTTGATGACGTTGATGACGAAGTTTTTTAGTGAGTTAGGTATTTCGTTAGATTGTAGTTTATTTATACAATTTAACGTAGTTTGCTATGTATTCACAAATGATTGTAATTTGACGGGTTTATTTCCGAATTGGATGTCTACGGGTTTATTTTAG
- the LOC110931340 gene encoding uncharacterized protein LOC110931340: MSNLAKLEFMALDITGKNYLSWALDAEIHLNANNLGDTIKEGNKTSTQDKAKAMILLRHHIHESLKNEYLTIKDPLVLWTNLKERYGHQKTVILPRARYEWINLRLQDFKSISEYNSAMFRIMSQLILFGENITDKEMLEKTFSTFHASNIVLQQQYRERGFTKYSDLISCLLVAEQNNELLMKNHETRPVGTTPFLEVNVATYNDQSGSHGRGRGYQRGCGHGRSRGRGHGRGHGRGRGRAYGRGNYHGVQFKSRRTHQKLHDNEKKSNDERGKKKSGTSSNACYRCGGNNHWAGTCRTARHLVELYQQSIKDKQKGIETNFHYYKIELKTG, translated from the coding sequence ATGTCGAATCTTGCAAAGCTTGAGTTTATGGCTTTAGACATCACTGGGAAAAATTATTTGTCATGGGCTTTAGATGCTGAAATCCATCTAAATGCCAATAACCTTGGGGATACAATTAAAGAAGGAAATAAAACGAGTACCCAAGATAAAGCAAAGGCAATGATTTTGTTACGCCACCATATTCATGAGTCATTGAAAAATGAATATCTCACTATCAAAGATCCACTCGTCCTATGGACCAATTTAAAAGAAAGGTATGGCCATCAGAAAACAGTAATATTACCAAGAGCTCGTTATGAATGGATTAATTTAAGGTTGCAAGACTTTAAGTCTATAAGTGAGTATAACTCAGCAATGTTTAGAATCATGTCACAATTGATTCTATTTGGTGAAAATATTACTGATAAGGAGATGTTGGAAAAAACATTCTCCACCTTTCACGCGTCAAACATTGTCTTGCAACAACAATATCGTGAAAGGGGCTTCACCAAATACAGTGacttaatatcatgtttgctTGTGGCTGAGCAAAATAATGAGCTACTAATGAAAAACCATGAAACTCGTCCAGTTGGTACAACCCCATTCCTAGAAGTGAATGTGGCAACATATAATGACCAAAGTGGAAGTCACGGACGTGGTCGTGGCTATCAACGTGGGTGTGGTCATGGTCGTAGTCGTGGTCGTGGTCATGGTCGTGGTCATGGACGTGGTCGTGGACGTGCATATGGTCGGGGGAATTATCATGGTGTTCAATTCAAAAGTAGAAGAACCCACCAGAAGTTGCATGATAATGAAAAGAAATCCAATGATGAAAGAGGTAAAAAGAAAAGTGGAACCTCATCTAATGCATGCTATCGATGTGGTGGTAACAACCACTGGGCTGGTACATGTCGTACAGCCAGACACTTAGTAGAGCTTTACCAACAATCTATAAAAGACAAACAAAAAGGAATAGAGACAAATTTCCACTACTACAAAATAGAGCTTAAGACGGGGTGA